Proteins encoded in a region of the Rutidosis leptorrhynchoides isolate AG116_Rl617_1_P2 chromosome 9, CSIRO_AGI_Rlap_v1, whole genome shotgun sequence genome:
- the LOC139867908 gene encoding secreted RxLR effector protein 78-like — protein MEQSAFLGGRYILDGALVANEVVEDLKRNKKHDLIFKVDFEKAFDSLNWDYLLEVMKCMGFGTKWCKWMSSCLKSATISILINGSPTSEFNPKRGVLHGDPLSPFLFIIAAEGLNILMKMAVERGMYKGVELGKDKVVISHLQYADDTIFFLANGVDVMREI, from the coding sequence ATGGAACAGAGTGCGTTTCTTGGAGGTAGATATATTCTAGACGGTGCGTTAGTTGCAAATGAAGTGGTCGAAGATCTTAAACGAAACAAAAAGCACGACCTAATTTTTAAGGTAGACTTCGAGAAAGCCTTTGATTCGCTTAATTGGGATTATCTTCTTGAAGTGATGAAATGTATGGGGTTCGGTACCAAATGGTGTAAGTGGATGTCCTCGTGTCTTAAATCGGCTACAATCTCCATTCTCATAAACGGGTCTCCGACAAGTGAGTTTAATCCTAAAAGGGGCGTTCTCCATGGTGATCCCTTATCACCTTTCCTTTTTATTATTGCAGCGGAGGGACTTAATATCCTAATGAAAATGGCGGTTGAGAGAGGGATGTATAAAGGGGTGGAGTTGGGTAAAGATAAAGTCGTCATTTCTcatttgcaatatgcggatgatacgattTTTTTTTTGGCGAATGGAGTAGACGTAATGCGCGAAATTTAA